The Cellulomonas sp. S1-8 genomic sequence GGTGGCTGGATGCCGACGAGATGACGATGACCATCGTCCTGGGCGCCGACGTCGACGAGGTCGCGGGGGTCCTCGGCCTCGATCACGCCGCGATGGCACCGATGCTGCTGCCCGAGGCGCCCTGGCAGGACGACGCCAGTCCGCTCGCACTCCTGGAGGTCCCGGGTGCTGTCGCCGTCGCGGAGCCGAACGGCTGGACGACCGTGCAGCCCGACACCGTCACCGCGCTGTCACGCCTCGGCCTGACGGTCGCGCTCTACTGGAACGTGAACCTCGTCGCCCGTTTCGTGGTCGCTGACGGCGGGCAGATCGTGCGCGACTTCGACCCGGTCGTCGACGCCGGTGAGGGGACCGGGACACCGCTGCCCCAGGAGGACGGCGTGGTCTGGGGGCTCGACGCGATCGATGAGGCTGCCGCCCTGCAGGCGCGCGTCACCGGTGTCCATCTGACGCGCGGCCAGGTCTTCGGGACGCCGCACCCGACCGCGTCGGTGCCGTGGCCGCGGTGAGCGGCTCGAGGAGCTCCAGCTCGGGCGCGCGACGGCGCCACCCACGATCGAGGATCGGCTCGACGACGAGGACCGCGACCACGGCGGCGACGGCCAACGTCGCGACGCGGGCGTCCGACGCGACCCGCACGGCCAGCAGCGCGCCGACGACCGCGACGGCCGGTCGCAGGAAGGTCCCGGGCCCGAGCACGACGGCGGTGGCGAGGAAGCGGTGGCGCCAGTCGAGGACGGCGTACGCGGCGACGGCCAGGAGCACCACCACCGCGTAGGGCACGTAGACGGCGAGCATCGCGGTCCCGGCACGCTCGTAGGCGGCGAGCGCGGCCGGGCGGGCGACGACGTCGAGCGACGCGCCGACGACGACCGGCGCGAGCACCGCCGCGGCGGTGAGCCCGCCCTGCACGTGCGACCGCAGCACCGCCCCGGGACGCAGGACGCGACCGTCGCGGCCGTGGGCGGAGCGGAACCCGCAGAACGCCCCGTCCAGCAGGGCGAGGACCAGCAGCGCGCTCGCCACGGTCGCCGCGTTCACAGGCCCCGCCGCACGCCGGTGACGGGACGCAGCGCCGCGTGGATGCGCGGGCGCAGGCGGCGGCCGTCGGTGACCGTGACGTCGTAGCCCGGCGCACCCTGCCGGGCCGCGTCGAGCAGCACCGGGCCCGGGTGCGCGCGCCGGAACGACATCACGCCGTCGTGCCGGGAGACCGGTTCCCGCATCCGGGCACGGTGGAACATCCACGCCGCGGCGGTCGACCACGGGTCGGGGTCCGGGTCGAGGTGCGTGAACACCGCGACGCCGAGGGTCGCCTGGGCGGCGAAGAACGCAGGCAGATCCTCGGGTGCGAGGTGGTGCAGCAGGCCGACCGACAGCACGACGGTCCGCTCCGGGTCGTCGACGACGCCCCCGGGGGCGAACGCGTCGC encodes the following:
- a CDS encoding DUF6461 domain-containing protein, which codes for MGGEWGDDDENARARRANLEAVPAAATGGGRYVEERPDEPWWLDADEMTMTIVLGADVDEVAGVLGLDHAAMAPMLLPEAPWQDDASPLALLEVPGAVAVAEPNGWTTVQPDTVTALSRLGLTVALYWNVNLVARFVVADGGQIVRDFDPVVDAGEGTGTPLPQEDGVVWGLDAIDEAAALQARVTGVHLTRGQVFGTPHPTASVPWPR